CGGTCGTGAAGCACCGAGAACGGTGGAATGCACTGAGACGGAAACGTGTGACGATTGACGCAGGAAGTCCACAGCGCCCTTCAAGGCCCCCGGCGTTTTCCGCTCGGGGCCTTGTCGTTTCCGGCTTTGGTGCGCGCAGCATGGACTGAACAAGGCCTCAATAACGCCACGCCGCCGCCTTCGATCAGGCGGCGGCGTGGCGGCGCGCAAGGGCTTGCGCGAGCGCTTCCTGCCAACGCGGTCGGCATCAGCGCATAAAATGGCGATACAGCCACGTCACGCTGAACCTGCTGCCGGGTTAAACGACGTTTCTCGCTTTCCTTCTCTGATCGCAGACCGTGTCCATTCCTCCGGTCGGTGCGTAATCGGCAGTCATCGACCATGCACAAAGGAATTTGGCATGTCTGATTCGACATTCTTCGTCTCCAAAGCGGCGCTGCGCAATCTCAAGCACAGTGCCCAGCACCGCGTGAGCGGTGTCCCTTCCGCCCATCTCAGTGAAGCCCTCGCGTCGGCGCTCGGGTTCCGGACATATGCGGCGCTTCGCGCTGCGCTGGACGGTCGCGTCACCGTTGAGGTACCTAAGCCCAGCAACGCACGCATGGTGCGCCGGCTCCAGGAACTGGGCTACAACGCCATGCCGGATCTGCGCCTGGTCCCAGAGTTCGAACACTCGTACTCGCCCTTCCGCAACTTCCCGCTGAGCAAGAAGCGCAGTGTGCGCTGGATGGGCTGGCGCAACCTGATGGTCGCCGCCATCAATGCCGGCCTGGAACAACGACTGTTCGGCCTAGAGCCCAGCGACAACTGGTGGCCCGGCGGCAACCCGCACAGCCAGCTCTGCAAGCGGCACGTCTACCGCGTCGAGATTGAGGACGGCCATACAGCCGTGGCCAGCGTGAATGCCATCAGCGGCGACGAGCTGTCGATCAACGTGGTGCTCGACCCGCGGCATGAGGGCATTGAGCCCGACCGATTCAATGGTCTGCGCGATGGCGATGCCCATGCACACGCCTGGGTGGAGCGCCGCCTGGGCGCGTGGGTTCAGGACGGCGGAGAGGACTTTTCCTGCAAACGGGCGGTCCAGCCCTGGCTGGCTCAACTGAAGATCGACACCAAGGGCTACTCGGACCAGGGCAGCTTCTTCATGTGACTTTGGTGACGGTGAATCCCGGGGCCGGGCGTGTCGGCGCACTGCGCCGACAGGCTCTCGGGCTGCGCCCCGTGCCGTCATAGCCGTCACGGCCCTTCGGCTTCGATCCTTCACGCCTGCGCGCTCCGCTTGCCTGTGCGGGCCGGAAGGGTTCGTGCGCCGGCATCCGGCCCTGCATCACCTCGCCATATGAGCCGGGTGCTACGCCTTTGCTCGCTGCGCTGGGTTGCTTGGCATGCAGTCTTCCCTCACGCTGGCGGGCAGATCGCTGGGTGGTGTCACAGACCGCAAGGTGTTGGCACCGTCCAGGTTGAACTTGGCAGGCGACGCGCAATGCAAGGCGCTGAGTGGGTGCAGCAGCGACTTCTCGCTTCGTTGCGACTCTGACCAATGGCGCAAAGGCGATGGCAGATGCAGTCTCACCGCGGAAGTGGTGAACGTGCTCGGCCATGAACCTTTCGGGAAAGGTGCGTCCCAGGCGTCCTTGTCTCGTTGTGAATCCTGGCGAGGTCGCGGCTTCGCCTCGGGCTTGATGGCCGCAACCGTACGGCCCAAGAAATTTCCCCTCCGCTGCGCGGATTCCTCGCGAGACAAATTTCCCGTGTCTGCCGGTCCTCCACGCTGTTGCGGCCCCTTCGCTGCGCTGCGGGGTGCGGCCCGCCCGTCCCCCGCCTGACGGATCACAACAAGGACGCGATGGGCGCGACCTTGGCAACCCGAAAGGAAATCATCATGGCCAACATCGGCACCTTCACCGCTCAGAACGACGGCTTCATCGGCACCGTTCGCACCCTCACGCTCAACGTCAAGGTCAAGTTCGTTCGCAACGACAAGGGCAGCGAGAACGCCCCCGACTACCGCATCCAGGCCGGCACCGGTTACGACATCGGCGCCGCCTGGAAGAAGGTCAGCCAGTCCGAACGCCCCTACCTCTCGGTGACGCTGGACGACCCC
This region of Hydrogenophaga crassostreae genomic DNA includes:
- a CDS encoding DUF736 domain-containing protein, which produces MANIGTFTAQNDGFIGTVRTLTLNVKVKFVRNDKGSENAPDYRIQAGTGYDIGAAWKKVSQSERPYLSVTLDDPSFPATIYARLIEEEDGTHNLIWSRSKSTA